The following coding sequences lie in one Sorghum bicolor cultivar BTx623 chromosome 6, Sorghum_bicolor_NCBIv3, whole genome shotgun sequence genomic window:
- the LOC8073673 gene encoding anthocyanidin 3-O-glucosyltransferase 2: MATPTVVLLPVWGAGHLMPMVEAGKRLLASGSRRALSVTVLVMRPPTEQHASELEGDIRRAEEAAAGLDVRFHRLPAVKPPTDHAGPVEFISRVVQLHAPHVRAAVSSLSCPVAALVLDLFCTPFVDVARELAVPAYVYFTCNAAALSFFLRLPALCEEVAGEFGEMDGAADIPGLPPVPALSLPTPIMERKKPDCAWYACHGRRFMDADGIIVNTAAELEQGVLSAIAKGRCTRGTGSRPAPTLYPIGPVISFPPPAAEPPHECLRWLESQPPASVVFLCFGSGGFFTAPRAHEAAHGLERSGHRFLWVLRGAPAPDTRSPTDADLAELLPEGFVERTRNRGLVWPTAVPQKEILAHAAVGGFVTHCGWNSVLESLWFGVPMAPWPLYAEQHLNAFALVAAMGVAVAMEVDRKRDNFVEAAELERAVKALMGDGEEGRKAREKAAVVQAACRNAVDDGGSSTATLSKLCNDICRQ, from the coding sequence ATGGCAACCCCGACCGTCGTCTTGCTGCCGGTCTGGGGCGCCGGCCATCTCATGCCCATGGTAGAAGCCGGCAAGCGGCTGCTCGCTAGCGGCAGTAGGCGGGCGCTCTCGGTCACGGTGCTCGTCATGCGGCCGCCGACGGAGCAGCACGCGTCCGAGCTCGAGGGCGACATACGCCGGGCGGAGGAGGCCGCCGCCGGCCTCGACGTCCGCTTCCACCGCCTGCCCGCCGTCAAGCCGCCGACGGACCACGCTGGCCCCGTCGAGTTCATCTCCCGAGTCGTGCAGCTGCACGCGCCCCACGTCAGGGCGGCCGTCTCGAGCCTGTCATGCCCGGTGGCCGCGCTCGTCCTCGACCTGTTCTGCACCCCGTTCGTCGACGTGGCCCGCGAGCTCGCCGTGCCGGCGTATGTGTACTTCACCTGCAACGCCGCGGCGCTCTCCTTCTTCCTGCGCCTGCCGGCGCTGTGCGAGGAGGTGGCCGGCGAGTTCGGGGAGATGGACGGCGCGGCGGACATCCCCGGGCTGCCCCCGGTGCCCGCACTCTCGCTCCCGACGCCAATCATGGAAAGGAAGAAGCCTGATTGCGCGTGGTACGCGTGCCACGGCAGGCGCTTCATGGACGCCGAcggcatcatcgtcaacacagcCGCCGAGCTCGAGCAGGGCGTCCTCTCCGCCATCGCCAAGGGCCGGTGCACGCGCGGGACCGGGAGCCGGCCTGCTCCGACGCTGTACCCGATCGGCCCGGTGATCTCGTTCCCCCCGCCGGCCGCAGAGCCGCCGCACGAGTGCCTACGGTGGCTGGAGTCCCAGCCTCCGGCGTCCGTGGTCTTCCTCTGCTTCGGGAGCGGAGGGTTCTTCACCGCGCCGCGGGCGCACGAGGCCGCCCACGGCCTGGAGCGCAGCGGGCACCGGTTCCTCTGGGTGCTGCGCGGCGCACCGGCGCCCGACACGAGGAGCCCCACGGACGCGGACCTGGCGGAGCTGCTCCCGGAGGGCTTCGTCGAGCGGACGAGGAACAGGGGGCTCGTGTGGCCGACGGCAGTGCCGCAGAAGGAGATCCTCGCGCACGCGGCCGTGGGCGGCTTCGTGACGCACTGCGGGTGGAACTCAGTCCTGGAGAGCCTGTGGTTCGGCGTGCCCATGGCGCCGTGGCCGCTGTACGCCGAGCAGCACCTGAACGCGTTCGCGCTGGTGGCCGCCATGGGCGTCGCCGTGGCGATGGAGGTGGACAGGAAGAGGGACAACTTCGTGGAGGCGGCGGAGCTGGAGCGGGCTGTGAAGGCGCTGATGGGTGACGGCGAGGAGGGGAGGAAGGCGAGGGAGAAGGCCGCGGTGGTGCAGGCGGCGTGCCGGAatgccgtcgacgatggcgggtCGTCGACCGCTACGCTGTCAAAGCTCTGCAACGATATCTGTCGACAGTGA